CAAATTATTCTGTTCTCTTTCACCTCATCCAGCTTTTCGGTGAAGAAAAAGGCTGGGATCTAATAAAAAAGATTGACTCTAACATTCCCTTTTACACAAAGCGTGGAGCTGCTCCTCCCAATAAAGCTGCCCTTGGAGAAGTTGCCATTGGCATCGATCCATACGATTGCGGCGTAAAGATTATTGAACAGGGCTATCCAGTGGTCTCAGTTTTTCCAGAGGAAGGAAGTCCCGGTTTTCTCTCCCCCATTGCTATTCTGAAGGGGGCAAAAAACATGGAAGCAGCTAAAGCCTTTGTTGACTGGAGCCTTTCTAAACGAGGACAAGAAGTGCAGATGGCCAATACCGCCAAAGTGGGGACTCGACCTGATGCCGATGCTCCCGAATATCTGAAAGGTCTTAAGGAAGCCAAGATCATTGTCGTTGACCCTGTAAAATCCGGAGAAATGAGAAAGAGCATTATTGAGAGGTGGCAGAAAGAATTTGGCAGCAAGGCAGAACAGTAAAGACAGCTTTGGTGGGGCATCGAAAGGTGCCCCCTTTTATATCTATCTTTTAATGGCAGCCAGTGTCCTCGTATTTATTCTCTGGCCAACAGTATGCATATTAAAGGGAAGTGTTTATTTCGATGGGGCTTTTAGCCTCGAGCATTATCGGAATCTGCTCGTCATAAACAGGACTCTCTTGAAAAACAGTCTCGTTGTAGGCTTTTGGACCACGATTCTAGCTTTGTTCATCGGGGTGTGTTGTGCCCTTTATATAACCCACACCTCATTTAAAGCCAAAAAGGCCCTCGTCATGGTGCTCCTTTTAACTATGATATCCCCTCCATTTGTTTCATCTCTGGCCTATATTATGCTTTTTGGCCGTAGGGGACTTATTACATGGAAACTATTGGGACTTCATTGGAGTCCTTATGGTCCCCACGGCATTATTATGATGGAATCCATCGAGCTGGCCACCATTGCTGCTTTTTTGATTATAGCTGTGTTAAGAGGGATTGACCGCAGTTTGGAACAAGCATCTCTTGATTTAGGGGGAAGCAAGTGGAATACATTATGCCATGTTACCCTTCCTCTCGCGCGCCCGGGGATTGTAACCGCCGCACTTATTGTTTTTATTCGCTCTCTGTCAGACTTTGGAACTCCCATGTTTATTGGGGGGAATTATAATGTCCTGGCCACGCAAGCTTACATGACAGCTATAGGCATCTACAATCTTCCCAAGGCATCTGCCATTTCAACTCTACTTGTTATCCCAGCTTTCGTTGTTTTTCTTATCTATAGAAAAATGATGACTAAAACTCCTCTTTTCTCGAAAAGGGTAACAGGAGCAGATACACAAGGATCGCGTCTGCCCTCGTGGGTAAACGCTGTGGTTTTCACCGTTACCTGGAGCTTTATTCTTTTTGAACTTCTAAAGTATGGAACAATCTTTTGCGGGGCCATTGTCAAAACATGGGGCGTCAATTTTTCATTAACCCTCCACCACCTCCAGACATTAAAGCTCTCTAAACTTCACTGCCTGCTCCGCAGCATTAAATATGCAACACTGTCAGCGTTCACTGCCGGAATTATGGGAACAGCCCTGGCATGGTTTTTAGGAAGGCAAAAGGGCCCCTTGACCCGGACCATAGATTTTATCGCTGATCTGCCATTTATATTGCCCGGCCCCTTTTTTGGCATTGCCTATCTCCTTGCCTTTAACTGGATGCCGGAAGCTTTGCTTGGATCGGGGTTTCTTATCGTTGCGAATTGCGTGTACCGCCAGCTAACCTTAGGAATAAAAAGCGGTGTTTCTGTGCTGAGCCAAGTCAATCCTGAACTTGAGGATGCCGTTCGAGATCAGGGTGGAAAAGGGTTGGACGTTTTTAAAGATATTATTATGCCTTCGCTCAAGCCAGCCTTTCTTGTAAGCTTCATTAATACTTTTACGTTTACTATGACTACTGTTGGTGGGATCATTTTCCTCGTTACGCCTTACACAAAGGTCGCTACTGCAGAAATGTTCGATGCTATTCAGAATGGGGATATCGGGGTCAGCTCTGTAATGGCTTCTGTTATTATCCTTGTTGTCATGATTGTAAATGTTGGATTTTCATGGTTCTTCTTGAGAAAAAAAACAACAGACCCACAAAAGACGGAGGAAAGTTATGTACCTTCAATTGAAACAGCTCAATAAAAAATTTGGACACTCCTATGCAGTTCGTGATTTTTCTTTTGACATAAATGAAGGAGAACTTGTTTCTCTTTTAGGCCCAAGCGGGTGTGGAAAAACAACAACCTTGCGTATGATCGGCGGTTTCCTCCAACCCGATGAAGGAAGCATCATCCTCGAGGGAGAGGATATTACGCATCTTCCTCCTGAGAAAAGACCTACCGCCACTGTTTTTCAAAGCTACGCTCTCTTTCCTCATATGACAGTA
This region of Aminobacterium colombiense DSM 12261 genomic DNA includes:
- a CDS encoding ABC transporter permease; its protein translation is MAARQNSKDSFGGASKGAPFYIYLLMAASVLVFILWPTVCILKGSVYFDGAFSLEHYRNLLVINRTLLKNSLVVGFWTTILALFIGVCCALYITHTSFKAKKALVMVLLLTMISPPFVSSLAYIMLFGRRGLITWKLLGLHWSPYGPHGIIMMESIELATIAAFLIIAVLRGIDRSLEQASLDLGGSKWNTLCHVTLPLARPGIVTAALIVFIRSLSDFGTPMFIGGNYNVLATQAYMTAIGIYNLPKASAISTLLVIPAFVVFLIYRKMMTKTPLFSKRVTGADTQGSRLPSWVNAVVFTVTWSFILFELLKYGTIFCGAIVKTWGVNFSLTLHHLQTLKLSKLHCLLRSIKYATLSAFTAGIMGTALAWFLGRQKGPLTRTIDFIADLPFILPGPFFGIAYLLAFNWMPEALLGSGFLIVANCVYRQLTLGIKSGVSVLSQVNPELEDAVRDQGGKGLDVFKDIIMPSLKPAFLVSFINTFTFTMTTVGGIIFLVTPYTKVATAEMFDAIQNGDIGVSSVMASVIILVVMIVNVGFSWFFLRKKTTDPQKTEESYVPSIETAQ